A stretch of DNA from Sugiyamaella lignohabitans strain CBS 10342 chromosome B, complete sequence:
AGCATTTTGGTAAACGATCGGTTAAAAGGCTCGGCTGAACTACGCTGTTAAGCCATGCTAATACTAATGACAGGACAAGCACCAGTCTATTACCTAAACAGAGCCATGCCTGAACTCAGGGTTTTCATCCGTTCACAGTCCTCGGCTCCGCGGAGTCAGTCGGTGGACTAGCTTATAGCAGCCATATTTGACGAGTTATAGCCAATGCAGAACTCCCCACATATAAGTCAGCACCGTTGTATCACCGCGGCATTAGTATGGAATAGGTAAAACTAAATTACTATATAAGTAGTCTATTTTTCCCCATTGTCTAGTTTCTACATTATTCAATTGTACAAAATTACACACAGActgaaaaagaacaatggctactaccactactgTTAACATTACTGACCACTCACGTCAGAAGCCTCTCAGTGCTGAGCACCCTATTACTACAGAGCAAGTTGACGACAAGGTATCCTACTCTATTAAAGTGGGAAACTCGACTATTGAGTTAGCCTCTACCAAGTCGCCTGTTATTTTACACGAGGCTCACAATCCAGAGGAAGGTGCCTCCAAAAAGTATCCCGATGTCTACTACATCTCGCCTAAAGATGTTAACTTGAGCgttctgaagaagagcagcaCTGTAACCTATTGCCCTTATAAGGGGTATGCTTCATACTATTCAGTCATTGATGGCCCTGAAGATGTCGCTTGGTCATATGAGGAAGCTTATGACCAGGTTTCGCCTATTCGTGGCCGTTTATCGTTCTATGAAAATAAGGTAATCAAAGCTTAGGTGATATAtggaaaaatataaaatggTTAATTATTTGGTAATGAAATGGTAAATTGTTATGAGACAGATTTAAttgtttgaaaaatatttagaAGTTTAGAAGTTCCTTGTTTTACTTTTGAGGTACATGTTACCCCTGACAAAAGTGACAGATCCATGCAGGGGGACCATATCAAGCTGTAACTACGATAACGGATACCAGACATGggtaataaatatatctgATCTTATATTCTGCATGttgttatttataattGAGTAGATTGATTGCTACATTGACTATCTATGCAAGTTAACGTGGGGTATAATGTTCAGCCAGTGGGCTGGTAGAGTATGTGGATTATGAGGGAAACGGAGGACATGTTTAACCGATTGAACTGACTTGACTCTTACTCAGCCCACCTACAATCTTACGTTGTTACGGTTGGATTTCTAGATCAGTGTTGTTGTAATTACACTATCCCTGCATTTCCGTGAGCTGGTGATTACTCCCAACCGAGGGATATTATCTGCCTTTCTGGGCAATTTACCCGAATTTCCAGACTATTATTTGTTACTATTCATAGCCGTCGTCTTGGCAGCCCCATCTATGGCAAAGTCTaaatgaaatcaaaccGCAAACCAGTAGTTCATTTTCACGATCtagagatattattttatatccGCCGAGCCCGCTGAGTGTTGTTGCTATTATGTTTTATTATCTACCAGATCCGTCATGCAACTAGTGAGTGACGTATGACAGCATTAATATTTGGCACAATGGGCAAAATCTGTCCGGTAAGAAGGTCGTGTATTTCAgtataattattatttgtgtaaatataaataacagatatttataattagAGAATAACTTTTTCTATGACACTCTTTTATCAGTATATATTGCACGAATCTtgctatatatttttgttgttacCAGTCGGACGGATATTAATCCCCGATCTCCCGCCCTTGCATACTACAAGCAAGGGACCTAACTAGGTAGCCGATCCTATATTAAATCTGCCAAAATTAGCGAGAAAGCGTTTTCACATCTATAATTGATCCGGCATCTTAGTTTTCTCGACTTAATCATCTCATCTATACATATAAGACTACAAGGATCCTTGAGCAATATCTGCTGACTGCTAATTTGTGAATTCAAAGACATCAACTTATTCGAGGCTACATACAAACTGGTAGTGGACGGCGCGGCCCGAAACAGCATACTCGAAGTGGCATTTTAAGGTTTTTTTATATCTTACAATATTCAAGGCAATAAAATCAAGTGGATGGCTAAATCTATCTTGTAGATTTGTTCTCAATTATTTGGACTCTTTGAAAGGTTAAGACACAGATTATTACTAGCTGCCTTAGGACTGTAGCTGACGTATCGGTTTGGATCATTCTGCATTATTCTCATGTCATCCGACAAAACGTCCCCATCTCCGGGATCCGAAAGTAATGATGATAGTAGCAAAGGTTCGACTCCCACAAGTAAGGCTGGTGTGATGAAAAGTAAAAATCAAAGGGTTAGATTTCCTGCTGATAATAATCCGTTGTCAAGAGTTATACACTATCCCAATGGAGATGAGAGCCCGTCCGGTTCTCCGTTCAGTGATCCATCCAACTCTTCATCGTCTACCTCACCGACAGTACCAGTTAAACAACCAGGTGATGGAGGCTTTACGCTTAAGCCGGCTCCGAAGTCCAAAAAGCGTTTAAGCTCACCGCTAGCCAGTCCGCCTATTGTAGTACAGGATCATGATCAGAATGTTATCGCTCATATAccaacttcttcagcaagCCCAACGTTTTCAAGTCTATATGCTGCTACAGAGGACAGACATATAAGCAGTAGTGGCGGTAATAATGACGGCGACTACTTTACTCACAAATCACCCACTTATGTCCCATCCAAACATAGGGACTCTGAAGTGCTTCAGATGACTACTCTCGCGAATACTCTGTATAACCGATCCTCAAATGCTCAGTTGGATGAAGTATACGACAATGATAGCTATGGAAATGACGGATATGATTCTGAGGGAGACATTCAAAGTAGGCGATCATATGATTCTAGAGCAGGACTGTTACAAGTTCCTGAACCGGCTATTACTGCATCAACCAATCCATTACAACATGTGCTGGATGTTGGAAATTACACATCTGGAGGACTAGCTCCAGGTGCCGTAGACTACGAAGAAAAGTCTAATAGAGGTTATCCACACTCTGCCAATGATAGTATAGAGAGTTCGCCTTACCTTAATGGCGAGCACATGGACGGGGATATACAATTGCTTAATCTTGATAAGAAACTCCAGGATCTGAAAGATCAGACGGAAGCACttgaagctgctggagaAGCCGAGACTCTAGTTCGCAGTCATACTGTAAGAAATGGAGAAGCACCTCACCCGTTATTGGCACAAGTCAATAATGGGGAGGGGGTTAGTGCTCCAACAAATTTCAACCCTGAAGAGGGTTTCACAGTTCCAAACTCTGACTTTCTACAATCAGTAGTCTCTGGtagagaagaggaagaagattatCCACACACGCCACCTCCAGATGGACTTCAAACGCCACGACATGAGGATTACATCTCACCTCCCTCACACGTTAAATTGGGTATTCTTGGTAGTTTGCTGAAACTTTATGGTGAAAACGAAGAAGCATCTAAGAGTAACGTCAGCTTAGGTGGAAGTACCTTAGGAGCTTATTCTGAGCCTTCGTCGGCTGCCAACTCTCCACCTTCAGGCTCTGGATCAAGTACTCCAATTCATCCTAAGCATCCACGCCCGAAGATTCTTAGGTTACATTCGTCTGAAGACACTAGACCAAAGTCTCCGAAGTGGTACAAACACAAGCATCACGCATCAGCAGGATCTCTCGGAGACCTTGTTATGAGTGCATCGCAGACACTTGCTGCTCCAGGGATTCATACCGATATCTCgcaaggaagaagaactaAGCAGTATAAGAAACAACCTGGCgtttcaaagaaaaagcaaaaagcCGCCAGATTAGCAGAGCAAATTAGAATCACTGTTCATATTGCTGATGTTCTACAGAGGCAGCGTTTTATTTTGAGAATGTGTCGTGCTTTGATGATGTTCGGGGCTCCTACCCATCGTCTTGAGGAGTATATGAAAATGACTTCGAGAGTTTTAGAGATTGATGGCCAATTTCTATATATTCCAGGGTGTATGATCACATCTTTTGGCGACCCAACTACACATACATCTGAAATGCATCTTGTGAGGGTTGTTCAGGGACTGAATTT
This window harbors:
- the PRM10 gene encoding pheromone-regulated protein PRM10; this translates as MSSDKTSPSPGSESNDDSSKGSTPTSKAGVMKSKNQRVRFPADNNPLSRVIHYPNGDESPSGSPFSDPSNSSSSTSPTVPVKQPGDGGFTLKPAPKSKKRLSSPLASPPIVVQDHDQNVIAHIPTSSASPTFSSLYAATEDRHISSSGGNNDGDYFTHKSPTYVPSKHRDSEVLQMTTLANTLYNRSSNAQLDEVYDNDSYGNDGYDSEGDIQSRRSYDSRAGLLQVPEPAITASTNPLQHVLDVGNYTSGGLAPGAVDYEEKSNRGYPHSANDSIESSPYLNGEHMDGDIQLLNLDKKLQDLKDQTEALEAAGEAETLVRSHTVRNGEAPHPLLAQVNNGEGVSAPTNFNPEEGFTVPNSDFLQSVVSGREEEEDYPHTPPPDGLQTPRHEDYISPPSHVKLGILGSLLKLYGENEEASKSNVSLGGSTLGAYSEPSSAANSPPSGSGSSTPIHPKHPRPKILRLHSSEDTRPKSPKWYKHKHHASAGSLGDLVMSASQTLAAPGIHTDISQGRRTKQYKKQPGVSKKKQKAARLAEQIRITVHIADVLQRQRFILRMCRALMMFGAPTHRLEEYMKMTSRVLEIDGQFLYIPGCMITSFGDPTTHTSEMHLVRVVQGLNLNKLQVVHQIYKEVVHDIIGVQEASTRLDDLVKSKNMYPRWLCIMFFALASAFFSVLSFGGRWIDFPISMVLGGLVGFLQIWIAPRSDLYSNVFEVTSSILVSFLARAFGSIGSNQDIFCFAAIAQGSLALILPGYIILCGSLELQSKNIVAGAVRMFYAVIYACKY